Proteins encoded in a region of the Halostella limicola genome:
- a CDS encoding 50S ribosomal protein L23, protein MSRDVIVHPLVTEKAMNQMDFDNKLQFIVDLDAAKPEIKEAIQDQFDIEVEKVNTQVTMKGTKKATVRLAEEDDAQEVASRIGVF, encoded by the coding sequence ATGAGCCGAGACGTCATCGTTCACCCGCTCGTCACCGAGAAGGCGATGAACCAGATGGACTTCGACAACAAGCTCCAGTTCATCGTCGACCTCGACGCCGCCAAGCCGGAGATCAAGGAGGCCATTCAGGACCAGTTCGACATCGAGGTCGAGAAGGTCAACACGCAGGTCACCATGAAGGGCACGAAGAAAGCGACCGTCCGCCTCGCCGAGGAGGACGACGCCCAGGAAGTCGCTTCGCGCATCGGGGTGTTCTAA
- the rplX gene encoding 50S ribosomal protein L24, translated as MTRQPRKQRNQTAEAPLHERHKQVRATLSPDLRDEYDTRRVRVNEGDVVEVMRGDFAGEEGDVVNVDLKDAVVHVEDVTTETADGEEVPRPLDASNLRVTDLNLEDDRREARLEGDDE; from the coding sequence ATGACACGACAACCACGCAAACAGCGAAACCAGACCGCGGAAGCACCGCTCCACGAGCGGCACAAGCAGGTCCGCGCGACGCTGTCGCCGGACCTCCGCGACGAGTACGACACCCGTCGCGTTCGCGTCAACGAGGGCGACGTCGTCGAGGTCATGCGCGGCGACTTCGCCGGCGAGGAAGGCGACGTCGTCAACGTCGACCTCAAGGACGCCGTCGTTCACGTCGAGGACGTCACGACCGAGACCGCCGACGGCGAGGAAGTGCCGCGGCCGCTCGACGCGAGCAACCTCCGCGTGACGGACCTCAACCTCGAAGACGACCGCCGCGAGGCACGTCTGGAAGGTGATGACGAATGA
- a CDS encoding 30S ribosomal protein S8 has protein sequence MTGNDPFSNALAGLNNAESVGHLDYTVEPASNEIGSVLEVLYDRGYIDGFEFVDDGKAGKFEVELKGAINDCGPVKPRYSAGAGEFEKWEKRFLPARDYGALIVTTSHGVMSHYEAREQGIGGQVIAYVY, from the coding sequence ATGACAGGTAACGACCCATTCAGCAACGCGCTCGCGGGGCTTAACAACGCCGAGAGCGTCGGACACCTGGACTACACGGTAGAGCCCGCCTCGAACGAGATCGGCAGCGTACTCGAAGTCCTGTACGACCGAGGGTACATCGACGGCTTCGAGTTCGTCGACGACGGAAAAGCCGGGAAGTTCGAGGTCGAACTGAAAGGAGCGATCAACGACTGTGGACCGGTCAAGCCCCGATACTCCGCGGGCGCCGGTGAGTTCGAGAAGTGGGAGAAGCGATTCCTCCCCGCCCGCGACTACGGGGCGCTCATCGTCACGACCAGCCACGGCGTCATGAGCCACTACGAGGCCCGCGAACAGGGCATCGGTGGCCAGGTCATCGCATACGTGTACTAA
- a CDS encoding 30S ribosomal protein S17, whose translation MALGLNVPEPEESCSDENCPFHGTLSVRGQVLEGEVASTDMDKTVIVEREYDVTVPKYDRYMKRRSRVPAHAPECMGLEVGDTVRIAETRPLSKTKSHVVVEQIDSEVAAAGAASEQGGDD comes from the coding sequence ATGGCGTTAGGACTGAACGTACCGGAACCGGAGGAATCCTGCTCCGACGAGAACTGTCCGTTCCACGGAACCCTTTCCGTGCGCGGGCAGGTTCTCGAAGGAGAGGTGGCCTCCACCGACATGGACAAGACCGTGATCGTCGAGCGAGAGTACGACGTCACAGTGCCGAAGTACGACCGTTACATGAAGCGACGGTCGCGCGTTCCCGCCCACGCACCCGAGTGCATGGGGCTGGAAGTCGGCGACACGGTCCGTATCGCAGAGACACGACCGCTCTCGAAGACGAAGAGCCACGTCGTCGTCGAACAGATAGACAGCGAAGTCGCGGCCGCCGGCGCCGCCTCCGAACAGGGAGGTGACGACTGA
- a CDS encoding 50S ribosomal protein L2, with protein MGRRIQGQRRGRGGPTFRAPSHRYKADLTHKKAEDEDVVAGTVVDIEHDPARSAPVAAVEFEDGDRRLILVPEGVGVGEEIQVGVSAEIKPGNTLPLAEIPEGVPVSNVERQPGDGGKFARASGTSADLITHDVDAAVVQLPSGEVKRLDPECRATIGVVAGGGRTEKPHVKAGNKYHKMKARGTKWPNVRGVAMNAVDHPFGGGGRQHPGKPKSISRNAPPGRKVGDIASRRTGRGGDN; from the coding sequence ATGGGACGCAGAATTCAAGGACAGCGACGCGGTCGCGGCGGCCCGACGTTCCGGGCCCCCTCGCACCGCTACAAGGCGGACCTGACGCACAAGAAAGCCGAAGACGAAGACGTGGTCGCCGGGACGGTCGTCGACATCGAGCACGACCCCGCCCGGAGCGCCCCCGTCGCCGCGGTCGAGTTCGAGGACGGCGACCGCCGCCTCATCCTCGTGCCCGAGGGCGTCGGCGTCGGCGAGGAGATCCAGGTCGGCGTCTCGGCCGAGATCAAGCCGGGCAACACGCTCCCGCTCGCGGAGATCCCCGAAGGGGTCCCCGTGAGCAACGTCGAGCGCCAGCCCGGTGACGGCGGCAAGTTCGCCCGCGCCAGCGGGACGAGCGCGGACCTCATCACGCACGACGTCGACGCGGCGGTCGTGCAGCTGCCGAGCGGCGAGGTCAAGCGCCTCGACCCCGAGTGCCGGGCGACCATCGGCGTCGTGGCCGGGGGCGGCCGCACCGAGAAGCCCCACGTCAAGGCCGGGAACAAGTACCACAAGATGAAGGCCCGCGGCACGAAGTGGCCGAACGTTCGCGGCGTGGCCATGAACGCCGTCGACCACCCCTTCGGTGGCGGCGGTCGACAGCACCCGGGCAAACCGAAGAGCATCTCCCGCAACGCCCCGCCGGGCCGCAAGGTGGGCGACATCGCGTCCCGACGCACGGGGCGCGGAGGTGACAACTAA
- a CDS encoding 30S ribosomal protein S4e: protein MTKHQKRLSVPKSWPVERKTDTFTTAAGAGPHGEDGVPLVILLRDVLGYVDSKKEARYALNQDAVLVNGDAVSDESIPIGMFDILAFTEREEYYRVFPDEGGRLSLTPIDEDAANSKLGKIEDKRQIPGGETQLNLHSGQNLTVEDGSDYSGGDSVVVANEGGEVVAHFPYEEGALVTAVRGQHAGEIGEIEEIQVTPGSGSNNVVVDTDDGSFETIEEYVVVIDENFTGGDDE, encoded by the coding sequence ATGACGAAACACCAGAAACGACTCTCAGTACCCAAGTCCTGGCCCGTCGAGCGGAAGACGGACACGTTCACGACGGCGGCCGGCGCGGGTCCCCACGGCGAGGACGGCGTGCCGCTCGTCATCCTCCTGCGGGACGTGCTCGGCTACGTCGACTCGAAGAAGGAAGCGCGCTACGCCCTCAACCAGGACGCGGTCCTGGTCAACGGCGACGCCGTCTCCGACGAGAGCATCCCGATCGGGATGTTCGACATCCTGGCGTTCACCGAGCGCGAGGAGTACTACCGCGTCTTCCCCGACGAGGGCGGTCGGCTCTCGCTGACCCCCATCGACGAGGACGCCGCGAACAGCAAGCTGGGCAAGATCGAGGACAAGCGCCAGATCCCCGGCGGCGAGACGCAGCTGAACCTCCACAGCGGTCAGAACCTGACCGTCGAGGACGGGAGCGACTACAGCGGCGGCGACTCGGTCGTCGTCGCCAACGAGGGCGGCGAGGTCGTCGCCCACTTCCCGTACGAGGAGGGCGCGCTCGTCACGGCCGTTCGCGGCCAGCACGCCGGCGAGATCGGCGAGATCGAGGAGATCCAGGTCACGCCCGGCAGCGGGTCGAACAACGTCGTCGTCGACACCGACGACGGTTCCTTCGAGACGATCGAGGAGTACGTCGTGGTCATCGACGAGAACTTCACCGGAGGTGACGACGAATGA
- a CDS encoding 30S ribosomal protein S3, with translation MADEHQFIEDGLQRSQIDEFFEDELGRAGYGGMDVAKTPMGTQIVLKAEKPGMVIGKGGENIRKITTALEERFDLDDPQIDVQEVDEPDLNARIVADRLANALERGWYFRKAGHTTLERIMDAGALGAEIVLSGKVTGARSRVEKFNDGYIKHNGEPAEEIVDHGQGVAVMKLGTIGVDVKIIPPEAQLPDDFRIEEDADIEDLVPEDVDADEGVEALLDEPDEGDVEADAAEPAADADEDVAEPGEDVVEEEVVEEAAADFEEEDVEVPGGEDEDIAEELEELDEEVEQEADELMDEMEGEDEADDGDEDEGGDA, from the coding sequence ATGGCTGACGAACACCAGTTCATCGAAGACGGCCTGCAGCGTTCCCAGATCGACGAGTTCTTCGAAGACGAGCTCGGTCGCGCCGGCTACGGCGGGATGGACGTCGCGAAGACGCCGATGGGAACCCAGATCGTCCTCAAGGCCGAGAAGCCCGGGATGGTCATCGGTAAGGGCGGCGAGAACATCCGGAAGATCACGACGGCGCTCGAGGAGCGGTTCGACCTCGACGACCCCCAGATCGACGTTCAGGAGGTCGACGAGCCCGACCTGAACGCCCGGATCGTCGCCGACCGTCTGGCGAACGCCCTCGAACGCGGCTGGTACTTCCGGAAGGCCGGTCACACCACCCTCGAACGCATCATGGACGCCGGCGCGCTGGGCGCCGAGATCGTCCTCTCGGGGAAGGTCACCGGCGCCCGCTCGCGCGTCGAGAAGTTCAACGACGGCTACATCAAGCACAACGGCGAGCCCGCCGAGGAGATCGTCGACCACGGCCAGGGCGTCGCCGTCATGAAGCTCGGAACCATCGGCGTGGACGTCAAGATCATCCCGCCGGAGGCCCAGCTCCCCGACGACTTCCGCATCGAGGAGGACGCCGACATCGAGGACCTCGTCCCCGAGGACGTCGACGCCGACGAGGGCGTCGAGGCGCTCCTCGACGAGCCCGATGAGGGCGACGTCGAGGCGGACGCCGCCGAACCCGCGGCCGACGCGGACGAGGACGTCGCCGAGCCCGGCGAGGACGTCGTCGAAGAGGAGGTCGTCGAGGAGGCGGCCGCCGACTTCGAGGAGGAAGACGTCGAGGTCCCCGGCGGCGAGGACGAAGACATCGCCGAGGAGCTCGAAGAGCTCGACGAGGAAGTCGAGCAGGAAGCGGACGAGCTGATGGACGAGATGGAAGGCGAAGACGAGGCCGACGACGGCGACGAAGACGAGGGAGGTGACGCCTGA
- the rpmC gene encoding 50S ribosomal protein L29 gives MAILYAEEIRDMTPAERESELEELKTELLNAKAVQAAGGAPEDPGRISELRKTIARIKTIQREEGDLNEDEE, from the coding sequence ATGGCGATCCTCTACGCCGAGGAGATCCGCGACATGACCCCCGCCGAGCGCGAGTCCGAACTCGAGGAGCTCAAGACCGAGCTGCTCAACGCGAAGGCCGTGCAGGCGGCGGGCGGCGCGCCGGAAGACCCCGGCCGCATCAGCGAACTCCGAAAGACGATCGCGCGGATCAAGACGATCCAGCGCGAGGAAGGCGACCTGAACGAAGACGAGGAATAA
- a CDS encoding 50S ribosomal protein L14 — translation MEALKADVTQGLEKGSLLTCADNTGARQVKITSVAGYSGTKNRHPKAGVGDKVTISVTKGTPEMRRQVLEAVIVRQRQTIRRPDGTRVKFEDNAAVIIDENEEPRGTEIKGPVAREVAERFGSIASTATMIV, via the coding sequence ATGGAAGCGCTGAAGGCTGACGTGACCCAGGGCCTGGAGAAGGGCTCGCTCCTGACGTGCGCCGACAACACCGGCGCGCGGCAGGTGAAGATCACGTCCGTCGCGGGCTACTCGGGGACGAAGAACCGTCACCCGAAAGCCGGCGTCGGCGACAAGGTCACGATCTCCGTCACCAAGGGGACGCCCGAGATGCGTCGCCAGGTGCTGGAGGCCGTGATCGTCCGCCAGCGACAGACCATCCGTCGCCCCGACGGCACGCGCGTGAAGTTCGAGGACAACGCGGCCGTCATCATCGACGAGAACGAGGAACCCCGCGGGACCGAGATCAAGGGTCCCGTCGCTCGGGAAGTCGCAGAGCGGTTCGGAAGCATCGCGAGCACCGCGACGATGATAGTATGA
- a CDS encoding 30S ribosomal protein S5, with product MSSNDYNDGWEPVTRLGKQVQEGEITTMEEALNSGLPLKEPEVTDQLLPGLEDEVLDINMVQRMTDSGRRVKFRCVVAIGNRDGFVGYAEGRDDQVGAAIQKAIGIAKLNIINVSRGCGSWECGCGRPHTVALRSTGKAGSVEVELRPAPRGLGLAGGETVRNVLELAGIEDAWTRSSGNTRTTVNFAKATFNALRNTAEARVPQHAFEQREVIE from the coding sequence ATGAGCAGCAACGACTACAACGACGGGTGGGAGCCCGTCACCCGGCTCGGCAAGCAAGTACAGGAGGGCGAGATCACGACGATGGAAGAGGCCCTCAACTCCGGTCTCCCGCTGAAGGAGCCGGAGGTCACCGACCAGCTCCTCCCGGGGCTCGAAGACGAAGTGCTGGACATCAACATGGTCCAGCGGATGACCGACTCCGGGCGACGCGTGAAGTTCCGCTGCGTCGTCGCCATCGGCAACCGCGACGGCTTCGTCGGCTACGCCGAGGGGCGCGACGACCAGGTCGGCGCGGCCATTCAGAAGGCCATCGGCATCGCCAAGCTGAACATCATCAACGTCTCCCGCGGCTGCGGGTCCTGGGAGTGCGGCTGCGGCCGACCCCACACGGTCGCGCTGCGCTCCACGGGCAAGGCCGGCAGCGTCGAGGTCGAGCTCCGACCCGCCCCACGCGGTCTCGGCCTCGCGGGCGGCGAGACGGTCCGTAACGTGCTCGAGCTGGCCGGCATCGAGGACGCCTGGACGCGCAGCTCCGGGAACACTCGCACCACGGTCAACTTCGCGAAGGCGACGTTCAACGCGCTCCGCAACACGGCGGAGGCGCGCGTCCCCCAGCACGCGTTCGAACAGCGAGAGGTGATCGAATGA
- the rpl4p gene encoding 50S ribosomal protein L4, whose product MQATIRDLDGEDDGTLDLPEVFESAYRPDLIKRAVLAAQANRKQDYGADEYAGMRTPAESFGSGRGMAHVPRENGQARRVPQAVSGRPAHPPKSEKDRSLNINDKERKQAVRSALAATADPELVAERGHEFDEDLDLPLVVGDAFEDLVKTQAVVDTLESLGVHEDVVRADEGRSVRAGQGKTRGRKYQQPKSILFVTSSEAGPSKAARNLAGADVATAAEVNAEDLAPGAEAGRLTVFTESAIEEVAER is encoded by the coding sequence ATGCAAGCAACCATTCGCGACCTGGACGGCGAGGACGACGGCACGCTCGACCTCCCCGAGGTCTTCGAGTCGGCCTACCGACCGGACCTCATCAAGCGCGCCGTGCTCGCCGCCCAGGCAAACCGGAAACAGGACTACGGCGCCGATGAGTACGCCGGCATGCGAACGCCCGCGGAATCGTTCGGTAGCGGCCGCGGTATGGCCCACGTGCCGCGCGAGAACGGGCAGGCGCGACGCGTGCCCCAGGCCGTCAGCGGCCGCCCGGCGCACCCGCCGAAGTCCGAGAAGGACCGCTCGCTGAACATCAACGACAAGGAACGGAAGCAGGCCGTCCGCAGCGCCCTCGCGGCGACGGCGGACCCCGAACTCGTCGCCGAGCGCGGCCACGAGTTCGACGAGGACCTCGACCTGCCGCTCGTCGTGGGCGACGCCTTCGAGGACCTGGTCAAGACCCAGGCGGTCGTCGACACCCTCGAATCGCTCGGCGTCCACGAGGACGTCGTGCGGGCCGACGAGGGCCGCTCCGTCCGCGCCGGCCAGGGCAAGACCCGCGGCCGGAAGTACCAGCAGCCGAAGTCGATCCTCTTCGTCACGTCGAGCGAGGCCGGCCCGTCGAAGGCCGCGCGCAACCTCGCCGGCGCGGACGTCGCGACGGCGGCCGAGGTCAACGCGGAGGACCTCGCCCCCGGCGCCGAGGCCGGTCGGCTGACGGTCTTCACCGAGAGCGCTATCGAGGAGGTGGCCGAGCGATGA
- a CDS encoding 30S ribosomal protein S19: MSDSEYRTGREGEFTYRGHTLDELQDMSLEDVAELLPARQRRTIERGLSVQQEKLREEARDKGEEETANDPIRTHLRDMPVLPEFVGLTFAVHNGQGFERVQVEPEMIGHYLGEFQLTRTSVEHGQAGIGATRSSKFVPLK, translated from the coding sequence ATGAGCGACTCCGAGTACCGAACCGGCCGTGAAGGTGAGTTCACCTACCGCGGTCACACGCTAGACGAGCTGCAGGACATGAGCCTGGAGGACGTCGCGGAACTGCTGCCCGCTCGACAGCGGCGAACCATCGAACGCGGCCTCTCCGTCCAGCAGGAGAAGCTCCGAGAGGAGGCCCGCGACAAGGGCGAGGAGGAGACGGCCAACGACCCCATCCGCACGCACCTGCGCGACATGCCGGTGCTGCCGGAGTTCGTCGGCCTGACCTTCGCCGTCCACAACGGTCAGGGCTTCGAGCGCGTGCAGGTCGAGCCCGAGATGATCGGCCACTACCTCGGCGAGTTCCAGCTCACGCGGACCTCCGTCGAGCACGGACAGGCCGGTATCGGCGCGACGCGCTCCTCGAAGTTCGTGCCGCTGAAGTGA
- a CDS encoding 50S ribosomal protein L18: MATGPRYKVPMRRRREVRTDYHQRLRLLKSGKPRLVARKSNKHTTAQLVSPGPDGDETIASAHSSDLEDHGWEAPTGNLPAAYLTGFLAGKRALDAGLEEAVLDIGLNTATPGNKVFAVQEGAIDAGLDIPHNEDVLAEWPRNRGEHIAEYAEQLDEPLYSGDFDATELPEHFDEVRETLQEL; encoded by the coding sequence ATGGCGACAGGACCACGATACAAGGTGCCGATGCGGCGCCGCCGCGAGGTCCGGACCGATTACCATCAGAGGTTGCGCCTGCTGAAATCCGGGAAACCCCGGCTTGTCGCTCGCAAGAGCAACAAGCACACTACGGCGCAGCTGGTGTCCCCCGGCCCCGACGGTGACGAAACGATCGCGAGCGCGCACTCCAGCGACCTGGAGGATCACGGCTGGGAAGCCCCCACGGGCAACCTCCCCGCCGCGTACCTGACCGGCTTCCTCGCCGGCAAGCGCGCGCTCGACGCCGGTCTCGAGGAGGCGGTCCTCGACATCGGTCTGAACACGGCGACACCCGGCAACAAGGTGTTCGCCGTCCAGGAAGGTGCGATAGACGCTGGCCTCGACATCCCCCACAACGAGGACGTGCTGGCCGAGTGGCCGCGCAACCGCGGCGAGCACATCGCCGAGTACGCGGAGCAGCTCGACGAGCCCCTCTACAGCGGGGACTTCGACGCCACCGAACTGCCCGAGCACTTCGACGAAGTGCGCGAAACCCTGCAAGAGCTATGA
- a CDS encoding 50S ribosomal protein L19e: MSDLSAQKRLAADVLDVGKNRVWFDPEAQGDIAEAITREDIRELVDDGTIQAKEAQGNSRGRARERQQKRSYGHQTGPGSRKGKAGARQDPKDDWQERIRAQRAKLKELRAEGEITSSQYRDLYNKSRGGEFRDVQRLLNYIDEHYGEQ, encoded by the coding sequence ATGAGTGACCTGTCCGCACAGAAGCGACTCGCGGCCGACGTACTGGACGTCGGGAAGAACCGCGTCTGGTTCGACCCCGAGGCCCAGGGCGACATCGCGGAGGCGATCACCCGCGAGGACATCCGCGAGCTCGTCGACGACGGCACGATTCAGGCGAAGGAAGCGCAGGGCAACTCCCGGGGTCGCGCCCGCGAGCGCCAGCAGAAGCGCTCGTACGGCCACCAGACCGGACCCGGCTCCCGCAAGGGGAAAGCCGGCGCCCGGCAGGACCCCAAGGACGACTGGCAGGAACGGATTCGAGCACAGCGCGCCAAGCTGAAGGAACTCCGCGCCGAGGGCGAGATCACGTCCTCGCAGTACCGGGACCTCTACAACAAGTCCCGCGGCGGCGAGTTCCGCGACGTTCAGCGCCTGTTGAACTACATCGACGAACACTACGGTGAGCAATAA
- a CDS encoding ribonuclease P protein component 1 codes for MALTPETLPRHELNGLRVEVVDAPNPDLVGIAGRIVVETMQTFHVEDRVDGESRVRQVPKRGSTFEFVLTDEAAASARTAGTASEPEGASGHPDGASGHPGDDVAHVTVDGARLLSRPALRTEDTGDSIWR; via the coding sequence ATGGCACTGACACCCGAGACGCTCCCGCGTCACGAACTCAACGGCCTCCGCGTGGAGGTCGTGGACGCCCCGAACCCCGACCTCGTCGGGATAGCGGGGCGCATCGTCGTCGAGACGATGCAGACGTTCCACGTGGAAGACCGCGTGGACGGGGAGTCTCGGGTGCGGCAGGTGCCGAAACGGGGCTCGACGTTCGAGTTCGTGCTCACAGATGAAGCCGCCGCGTCCGCAAGGACCGCGGGGACTGCGTCGGAACCGGAGGGTGCCAGCGGGCATCCCGATGGTGCCAGCGGGCACCCCGGCGACGACGTGGCCCACGTTACGGTGGATGGAGCACGACTGCTCTCACGACCCGCCCTGCGAACAGAAGACACTGGAGATTCAATATGGCGTTAG
- a CDS encoding 50S ribosomal protein L22: protein MGINYSVDADPDETAKAMLRERHMSHKHSKAIAREIKGKTAAEAEEYLQAVVDGDRSVPFKSHNSGVGHRSDIDGWDAGRYPEKASEAFIDLLTNAVNNADSQGFDGESMVIDHVAAHKVGESQGRKPRAMGRASAWNTPEVDVELILKEEDEE, encoded by the coding sequence ATGGGAATCAACTACAGCGTCGACGCGGACCCGGACGAGACGGCGAAAGCCATGCTCCGGGAGCGTCACATGAGCCACAAGCACAGCAAGGCGATCGCCCGAGAGATCAAGGGCAAGACCGCCGCGGAGGCCGAGGAGTACCTCCAGGCGGTCGTCGACGGCGACCGCTCGGTCCCGTTCAAGTCCCACAACTCCGGTGTCGGCCACCGATCGGACATCGACGGCTGGGACGCGGGTCGCTACCCCGAGAAGGCCAGCGAGGCCTTCATCGACCTGCTCACCAACGCCGTCAACAACGCCGACAGCCAGGGCTTCGACGGCGAGTCGATGGTCATCGACCACGTCGCCGCCCACAAGGTCGGCGAGTCCCAGGGCCGCAAGCCCCGGGCGATGGGTCGCGCCTCGGCGTGGAACACGCCGGAAGTAGACGTCGAACTGATCCTGAAAGAGGAGGACGAGGAATAA
- a CDS encoding 50S ribosomal protein L5, whose translation MSEADDAEFHEMRRPTIEKVVVHMGVGEGGRELAQAEEILEDVAGQESVRTQAKATNPDFGIRQGDPIGAKVTLRGDEADEFLSTALPLADVSASQFDDTGNFSFGVEEHTEFPGQEYDPNVGIYGLDVTVNLVRPGYRVSKRDKATRSIPSSHRLDADDAVAFVESEYNVEVNNE comes from the coding sequence ATGAGCGAGGCAGACGACGCCGAGTTCCACGAGATGCGTCGCCCGACCATCGAGAAGGTCGTCGTCCACATGGGCGTCGGCGAGGGCGGTCGCGAACTCGCCCAGGCCGAGGAGATCCTGGAGGACGTCGCGGGCCAGGAGAGCGTTCGCACGCAGGCGAAGGCGACCAACCCGGACTTCGGCATCCGCCAGGGCGACCCGATCGGCGCGAAGGTCACCCTCCGCGGCGACGAGGCCGACGAGTTCCTGTCGACCGCGCTCCCGCTCGCCGACGTGTCGGCGTCGCAGTTCGACGACACGGGCAACTTCAGCTTCGGCGTCGAGGAACACACGGAGTTCCCGGGCCAGGAGTACGACCCGAACGTCGGGATCTACGGGCTGGACGTCACCGTCAACCTGGTGCGTCCGGGCTACCGCGTCTCCAAGCGGGACAAGGCCACCCGGTCCATCCCGTCGAGTCACCGTCTCGACGCCGACGACGCCGTCGCGTTCGTCGAGTCGGAGTACAACGTAGAGGTAAACAATGAGTGA
- a CDS encoding 50S ribosomal protein L32e has protein sequence MADDELEELEDISGVGASKADALREAGFESVEDVKGASQDELAQADGVGNALAARIKADVGDLEVAEETEAEIEDETVEEDAEAEDVETELRPRGLSEKTPELSEKEERLLDERRRVGKPKFNRQDHHKKKRVSTSWRRPRGQLSKQRKGVKGKGDTVEAGFRTPIEVRGKHPSGFEEVRVHNVDDLEGVDGDREAVRIASKVGARKRERIEEQAEDQDIRVLNPTYVEVEVTDDE, from the coding sequence ATGGCAGACGACGAACTAGAAGAACTCGAAGACATCAGCGGCGTCGGCGCGAGCAAGGCCGACGCGCTCCGCGAGGCCGGTTTCGAATCGGTCGAGGACGTCAAGGGCGCGAGCCAGGACGAACTCGCCCAGGCCGACGGCGTCGGCAACGCGCTGGCGGCCCGTATCAAGGCCGACGTCGGCGACCTCGAGGTCGCCGAGGAGACCGAAGCGGAGATCGAAGACGAGACCGTGGAAGAGGACGCCGAGGCGGAGGACGTGGAGACGGAGCTCCGCCCGCGCGGCCTCTCCGAGAAGACGCCCGAGCTCTCCGAGAAGGAGGAGCGCCTCCTCGACGAGCGCCGGCGCGTCGGCAAGCCGAAGTTCAATCGGCAGGACCACCACAAGAAAAAGCGCGTGTCGACCTCTTGGCGGCGCCCCCGCGGACAGCTGTCGAAGCAGCGCAAGGGCGTCAAGGGCAAGGGCGACACCGTGGAGGCCGGCTTCCGGACGCCGATCGAGGTGCGCGGCAAGCACCCGAGCGGCTTCGAGGAGGTCCGCGTCCACAACGTCGACGACCTCGAGGGCGTCGACGGCGACCGCGAGGCGGTCCGCATCGCCTCGAAGGTCGGCGCTCGCAAGCGCGAGCGCATCGAGGAACAGGCGGAAGACCAGGACATCCGCGTGCTCAACCCGACGTACGTGGAAGTCGAGGTGACCGACGATGAGTGA
- a CDS encoding 30S ribosomal protein S14 — protein MSESENGAEATGEQASKRTEQMEQCQRCGRKQGLVGKYDIWLCRQCFREVARSMGFKKYR, from the coding sequence ATGAGTGAAAGCGAGAACGGAGCCGAAGCCACGGGCGAGCAGGCCAGCAAGCGCACCGAGCAGATGGAGCAGTGCCAGCGCTGCGGGCGCAAGCAGGGCCTCGTCGGGAAGTACGACATCTGGCTGTGTCGACAGTGCTTCCGAGAGGTCGCCCGGAGCATGGGCTTCAAGAAGTACCGATAA
- a CDS encoding 50S ribosomal protein L6, translating into MPRTELQIPDEVSAEVDHLDLTVEGPEGSVTRRLWYPDVSVSVDDGVVVVESEEEDAKTMSTLGTFESHVENMFHGVAEGWEYKMEVFYSHFPMQVSVEGNEVVIENFLGEKAPRRTPIHGDTEVEVDDEELVLRGPDKEAVGQTAADIEQTTRVTDKDTRVFQDGVYITEKPTGGA; encoded by the coding sequence ATGCCGCGAACAGAACTACAGATCCCGGACGAGGTAAGCGCCGAGGTCGACCACCTCGACCTGACCGTCGAGGGGCCCGAGGGGAGCGTCACGCGACGCCTCTGGTACCCTGACGTGTCGGTCTCGGTCGACGACGGCGTCGTCGTCGTCGAGAGCGAGGAGGAGGACGCGAAGACCATGTCGACGCTCGGCACCTTCGAGAGCCACGTCGAGAACATGTTCCACGGCGTCGCCGAGGGCTGGGAGTACAAGATGGAAGTCTTCTACTCCCACTTCCCGATGCAGGTGAGCGTCGAGGGCAACGAGGTCGTCATCGAGAACTTCCTCGGCGAGAAGGCCCCTCGGCGCACGCCGATCCACGGCGACACCGAGGTCGAGGTCGACGACGAGGAGCTCGTGCTTCGTGGCCCCGACAAGGAGGCCGTCGGCCAGACCGCCGCGGACATCGAACAGACCACGCGCGTCACGGACAAGGACACCCGCGTCTTCCAGGACGGCGTGTACATCACCGAGAAGCCGACAGGAGGTGCCTGA